A window from Flavobacterium gyeonganense encodes these proteins:
- a CDS encoding murein hydrolase activator EnvC family protein: MPKFLLSLIFICTTAFVWAQDSQQEKLEQRKAQIQQEIRENEKMLQSVRKKEKSALNEYLIQANKIKLKEKLINTTSKQERLLGNDMYINQLKVNKLKRELAVLKEDYAKMILKSYKSRSEQSRAMFILSSESFLQAYKRAQYLKQYTNFRKNQGLEIQSKTAELVEYNAKLDNQRQTKKKIIAENQKEKQSLEVEKKEQQKLVNSIKKDKNKIIADTKSKQQESKRIDRQIDRLIREAIAEANRKAALERAKENPGSTTAKAPVSSSKIALTPEGKILAADFKANRGKLPWPVEKGFISLGYGDQPHPLYPSLTVHNSGVEITTEAGATARAVFEGEVSSIMVLSPINRAVMIQHGDYFTVYQNLSQVFVNKGDKVSIKQSIGKVRTSGDTGKTVIKFLILQNTSNNNPEGWLQNR; encoded by the coding sequence GGAGCAGCGAAAAGCCCAGATTCAGCAGGAAATTCGTGAGAACGAAAAAATGCTGCAGTCAGTTCGGAAAAAGGAGAAGTCTGCTTTGAATGAATATTTAATTCAGGCAAATAAAATAAAACTGAAGGAGAAATTAATTAATACGACTTCTAAGCAGGAAAGACTTTTAGGGAATGATATGTACATTAATCAGCTAAAAGTAAATAAACTAAAAAGGGAATTGGCTGTATTAAAAGAAGATTATGCCAAGATGATTTTGAAGTCATATAAAAGCCGCTCCGAGCAAAGCCGTGCTATGTTTATTTTGTCTTCGGAGAGTTTTCTACAGGCCTATAAAAGAGCGCAGTATTTAAAGCAATATACCAATTTCAGAAAAAATCAAGGTTTAGAAATTCAGTCCAAAACAGCAGAGTTAGTGGAATATAATGCTAAACTGGACAATCAACGACAAACAAAGAAAAAAATTATTGCTGAAAATCAAAAGGAAAAACAAAGTCTGGAAGTTGAAAAGAAAGAACAGCAAAAACTGGTAAATTCGATTAAAAAAGACAAAAATAAAATTATTGCCGATACTAAAAGCAAACAACAGGAATCGAAAAGAATTGACAGACAAATCGACCGTTTGATTCGTGAAGCAATTGCTGAAGCAAACAGAAAAGCTGCATTAGAAAGAGCAAAGGAAAATCCAGGCTCAACTACAGCAAAAGCCCCTGTTTCGTCATCAAAAATTGCATTGACACCTGAAGGTAAAATTCTGGCTGCTGATTTTAAAGCAAACAGAGGAAAATTGCCATGGCCTGTAGAAAAAGGATTTATTTCGTTAGGGTATGGAGATCAGCCACACCCTCTTTATCCCTCTTTGACGGTTCATAATTCAGGAGTCGAAATTACAACTGAAGCGGGTGCTACTGCACGTGCCGTATTTGAAGGTGAAGTTTCAAGTATCATGGTATTATCACCAATTAACAGGGCAGTTATGATTCAGCACGGGGATTACTTTACAGTTTATCAAAACCTGAGTCAGGTTTTTGTAAATAAAGGTGATAAGGTAAGTATTAAACAAAGTATTGGTAAAGTAAGAACCAGCGGTGATACGGGTAAAACGGTAATCAAGTTTTTGATTCTTCAAAACACATCAAATAACAATCCTGAAGGGTGGTTACAAAACAGATAA
- a CDS encoding transglutaminase family protein yields the protein MALFKIVHLTKYQYNHPIKESINEIRLFPHHFENQEVLQYQLLITHAPNVDISQDYYGNRVGNFNVLDTHTEMTIESRMLVRVNHSLKIPEMDSTSVKDILDEKEKSISLLRLCYIDKIEKQAEIESILEKIGIENKSIIEIAQQCNTYVFENFTYTKGITNIETTVDEILMLKKGVCQDFAHVLLHLLRTAGIPSRYVSGYICPNESGLRGEGATHAWVEIYTKTQGWLGLDPTNNIWTMDNHVRLSVGRNFSDCTPIKGTFKGLARQTLSVCVSIGYEDGRQFEEINDVKLQEVSSNVQDQLNYMDQLQQQQ from the coding sequence ATGGCGCTTTTCAAAATAGTTCACCTTACAAAATACCAATATAATCATCCCATAAAGGAAAGTATTAACGAAATACGTCTATTTCCCCATCATTTTGAAAATCAGGAAGTATTGCAATATCAGCTTTTAATTACTCATGCACCTAACGTTGATATCTCTCAGGATTATTATGGAAATCGTGTTGGCAATTTTAATGTGTTGGACACTCATACCGAAATGACAATTGAATCACGAATGCTTGTTCGGGTAAATCATTCGCTTAAAATTCCCGAAATGGATTCCACTTCCGTGAAAGATATCCTGGACGAAAAAGAAAAAAGTATTTCATTATTACGCCTCTGCTACATTGATAAAATCGAAAAACAAGCAGAAATTGAAAGCATATTAGAAAAAATAGGCATAGAAAATAAATCCATAATTGAAATTGCGCAACAGTGCAATACGTATGTTTTTGAAAATTTTACGTATACCAAAGGAATTACTAATATTGAAACGACAGTCGATGAAATTTTAATGCTCAAAAAAGGGGTTTGTCAGGATTTTGCACACGTACTGCTCCATCTTTTACGCACAGCCGGTATTCCATCACGATATGTAAGCGGTTATATTTGTCCCAACGAAAGTGGGCTTCGAGGTGAAGGTGCTACACATGCATGGGTAGAAATTTATACCAAAACTCAGGGGTGGTTAGGTTTAGATCCGACTAATAATATTTGGACAATGGACAATCACGTGCGCCTTTCTGTAGGAAGAAATTTTAGTGATTGTACACCAATAAAAGGAACTTTTAAAGGACTTGCCAGACAAACACTTTCTGTTTGTGTTTCTATTGGATATGAAGACGGCAGACAATTTGAAGAAATAAACGATGTGAAACTTCAGGAAGTATCCTCGAATGTACAAGACCAATTAAATTATATGGACCAGTTACAGCAACAGCAATAA
- a CDS encoding alpha-E domain-containing protein produces the protein MLSRVADGMFWLNRYMERTDGMLLTLNTSYILSFDKEINDSQGYKPLLEYYTSLSQAKIHSIQYDTPHVLKYIICDNQNDNSVKNLVIKARENARGSQDKITKELWEHINSMYHFMNSPDLPKKLETSDALSVITKLNKDLLLYNGILQVTMPRGLGWCFSSIGKHIERCLQTISMTQAYFAPINYNLEGEEDLIYWRRLLLSLSGYELYLKSYSNISHNRKVVHQVIFNMDFAHSVIYTLDFINTYLDCLFKNTDLSEARTLMNQFGRLKSYIEFTDYQHLTNQELEDVLRNTKNQLIQFSTDFSKLFFSYT, from the coding sequence ATGCTTAGTAGAGTTGCTGATGGAATGTTTTGGCTCAACCGATACATGGAAAGAACTGACGGAATGTTACTTACTTTAAACACTTCCTATATTTTATCCTTCGATAAAGAAATCAATGATTCCCAGGGCTATAAGCCTCTCCTGGAATATTATACGAGCTTGTCACAAGCCAAAATTCATTCCATACAATATGACACACCTCATGTGTTGAAATATATAATTTGTGATAACCAGAATGATAATTCGGTAAAAAACTTAGTCATAAAAGCACGAGAAAATGCCAGAGGTTCTCAGGATAAAATCACCAAAGAATTGTGGGAGCATATTAATTCTATGTATCATTTTATGAACTCGCCTGATTTACCTAAAAAACTCGAAACCTCTGATGCCTTAAGCGTAATCACCAAACTTAATAAGGATTTATTGCTTTACAACGGAATCCTTCAGGTAACTATGCCCCGGGGATTAGGCTGGTGTTTTTCGAGCATTGGAAAACATATCGAAAGATGCCTGCAGACCATATCTATGACCCAGGCTTACTTTGCTCCTATCAATTATAATCTTGAGGGTGAAGAAGATTTGATATATTGGCGAAGATTATTGCTGTCACTTTCGGGATACGAATTATATCTGAAAAGTTACAGTAATATTTCACATAATAGAAAAGTGGTACATCAGGTAATTTTTAATATGGATTTTGCTCACTCTGTAATCTACACGCTGGATTTTATTAATACTTATTTGGACTGTTTGTTTAAAAACACTGATTTAAGCGAAGCAAGAACATTAATGAATCAATTTGGACGATTGAAAAGTTATATTGAATTTACAGATTATCAACACCTCACCAATCAGGAATTAGAAGATGTTTTGCGAAACACAAAAAACCAGCTAATTCAGTTTTCGACCGATTTTTCCAAATTATTCTTTTCTTACACTTAA
- a CDS encoding circularly permuted type 2 ATP-grasp protein, whose protein sequence is MVKLAPSLNHNGWDEMFSNKGVRDSYRQVFQTLQGLNHKTLTSKQKQASDLFMNQGITFTVYSDDENGIERIFPFDIIPRIITQEDWLEIESGIKQRLLALNLFLEDIYNDQQIIKDGIIPAGLIASCPHYIQEVQGIKVPHNIHVHIAGIDLIRGAKGEFYVLEDNLRCPSGVSYMLENREITKRIFPDMLSSNHVSMVSNYPMIFHSILVSLSPRNVSNPNVVLLTPGVYNSAYYEHSYLARQMGIPLVEGRDLVVNNSKVYMKTTSGLQQVDVIYRRLDDEYLDPLVFKPDSALGVPGLISAYRQGNVALVNAVGNGVADDKAIYAYVPDMIKYYMNEEPILKNVPTYRMENLDEREHVFSNMENMVVKETNQSGGYGMIMGNKATQEEIDEAKIAIINNPRNFIAQPIIQLSTVPCLIDGQLKLRHVDLRPYALCGPKGVQIVPGGLTRVALTEGSLVVNSSQGGGSKDTWIIK, encoded by the coding sequence ATGGTAAAATTAGCACCTAGTTTAAACCATAACGGTTGGGATGAAATGTTTTCAAATAAAGGCGTTCGGGATTCTTACCGTCAGGTTTTTCAAACTTTACAAGGTTTGAATCATAAAACTTTGACCAGTAAACAAAAACAGGCTTCTGATTTATTCATGAATCAGGGAATTACTTTTACGGTTTATAGTGATGATGAGAATGGAATTGAACGAATTTTCCCTTTTGATATTATTCCGCGTATCATAACGCAAGAAGACTGGTTAGAAATAGAATCAGGAATCAAACAGCGTTTACTGGCATTAAATTTATTTTTAGAAGATATTTATAATGATCAGCAAATTATAAAAGATGGAATTATTCCAGCTGGATTAATTGCCTCATGCCCGCATTATATTCAGGAAGTCCAGGGTATAAAAGTACCACATAATATACATGTTCACATTGCCGGAATCGATTTGATCAGGGGAGCAAAGGGAGAATTTTATGTCTTGGAAGATAATTTACGATGCCCCAGTGGTGTAAGTTATATGCTGGAAAACCGTGAAATTACTAAGCGAATTTTTCCGGATATGCTTTCGTCAAATCATGTGAGTATGGTAAGCAATTATCCAATGATTTTTCACAGTATTCTTGTTTCACTTTCGCCTCGAAATGTTTCGAATCCAAATGTCGTTTTGCTAACTCCCGGAGTTTATAATTCTGCCTATTATGAGCATAGCTACCTGGCACGCCAAATGGGAATTCCGCTTGTTGAAGGCCGGGATTTGGTGGTTAACAATAGTAAAGTGTACATGAAAACGACATCAGGATTACAACAGGTTGATGTTATTTACAGACGTTTAGATGATGAATATCTGGATCCTTTGGTTTTTAAACCGGACAGCGCGCTTGGTGTTCCGGGTTTAATAAGTGCTTATCGTCAGGGAAATGTAGCGCTGGTTAATGCAGTAGGAAACGGAGTTGCAGACGACAAAGCCATTTATGCGTATGTACCCGATATGATCAAATATTATATGAATGAAGAACCTATTTTGAAAAATGTTCCGACGTATCGAATGGAAAATTTAGATGAGCGCGAACATGTTTTTTCCAACATGGAAAATATGGTTGTTAAAGAAACCAATCAGAGTGGTGGTTACGGAATGATTATGGGAAACAAGGCAACGCAGGAAGAAATCGACGAAGCTAAAATTGCGATCATCAACAATCCGCGAAATTTTATTGCACAGCCTATTATTCAGCTCAGCACGGTTCCTTGTCTGATTGACGGACAGCTTAAATTACGCCATGTCGATTTAAGGCCATATGCTTTATGTGGACCAAAAGGCGTTCAGATTGTTCCTGGCGGTTTAACAAGGGTGGCACTTACTGAAGGTTCTTTAGTTGTAAACTCCTCTCAGGGTGGAGGAAGTAAAGACACCTGGATTATTAAATAA
- a CDS encoding transglutaminase domain-containing protein, which produces MKISNLVLVVLLISAFEPCTAQTKSFSIAGENSEELEKVIKHFKKKGDDQKLKSAYFLISNMKNKGTYINDLVDSHGISVGFNISNFKNENEEKKWLDSVTSIRGKLHEYENFLPDVKNISAQFLINNIDRAFEVKQKSPFCKGISDADFYEYILPYRVNTEKLEFWRDSVLNDFSKEQIDSIYNFSTVLAATNYVDKIYQKRFKFGERRYFKEKKVRSYSELIKDKEGKCNDMCNLVVLALRALGIPSGFDSIKYKRASNDVGHEWCFVKDIKTDKNYPFDALSNNGPGFFNLPYKNAPKVLRMQFTIVTDNSIQTQEITIYPDFFNSNFLDVTTEYFETTNVAIPLEKNIRNLCT; this is translated from the coding sequence ATGAAAATATCTAATTTAGTTCTAGTCGTTCTTCTTATTTCAGCATTCGAACCTTGTACTGCACAAACAAAAAGTTTCTCCATAGCAGGAGAGAATTCAGAAGAGCTTGAAAAAGTCATTAAACACTTTAAAAAAAAGGGTGATGATCAAAAATTAAAATCAGCGTACTTCTTAATTTCAAACATGAAGAATAAAGGAACCTATATCAATGACTTAGTAGACAGTCATGGAATTTCTGTAGGCTTTAATATTTCGAATTTTAAAAATGAAAACGAAGAGAAAAAATGGTTAGATTCAGTTACATCCATCAGAGGAAAACTTCACGAATATGAAAATTTCTTACCGGATGTAAAAAATATTAGTGCTCAATTTCTAATCAATAATATCGACAGGGCATTTGAAGTAAAACAAAAAAGTCCTTTTTGCAAAGGTATATCTGATGCTGATTTTTATGAATATATTTTACCTTACAGAGTTAATACTGAAAAATTAGAATTCTGGAGAGACTCTGTTTTAAATGATTTTTCAAAAGAACAAATAGACTCGATTTACAACTTTTCAACGGTTTTGGCTGCCACAAATTATGTAGATAAAATATACCAGAAACGCTTTAAATTTGGAGAAAGACGTTATTTTAAGGAAAAGAAAGTCAGGTCTTATTCCGAATTGATAAAAGACAAAGAAGGTAAATGCAATGACATGTGCAATCTTGTTGTTTTAGCATTACGGGCACTCGGAATTCCAAGTGGCTTTGATAGCATTAAATATAAAAGGGCATCTAATGATGTTGGACATGAATGGTGTTTTGTAAAAGATATCAAGACGGACAAAAACTATCCTTTTGATGCTTTGTCTAATAATGGTCCGGGGTTTTTTAATTTACCTTATAAAAATGCTCCGAAAGTACTTCGTATGCAATTTACAATTGTTACTGATAATTCCATACAAACTCAGGAAATTACAATTTATCCTGATTTTTTTAACAGCAATTTTCTGGATGTAACAACAGAATATTTTGAAACTACAAATGTCGCCATCCCTCTTGAAAAAAACATCAGGAACCTTTGTACTTAA
- a CDS encoding O-antigen ligase family protein, with translation MTLLAIILIISLVLNHNSDFWIGREYVYYQLFLLILFSGSLFTFSKEPLQLGKTDFAVIVILLYSAISRSLRLGSINEIHVISTFSLIIYYISLKKIRLKYEEINTYYDYVTFIGVLLSIYCILQYNGIIERTNYYWQVTGNFPNPGPLGGFIAIILSLACCQLSQKIILKKPLRLILYLLAVFLMFFVLILSASRAAMLAAVVTIVSIISYFTFKKWGYFKYFLFSLIPLLLFIFYSKGTDSVYGRLLIWKISFLSFLKNPLTGVGYNFFNVEYINSQADYFSKGGTTKEILLAGASSQAFNEFLKFILENGLLGIIIIVIADIWIFKSKQSLLSNQKDDFTLASFSVYLSFVVFAFFSFPLQFFPFKLILLNQIALRNYNPSNLQIKLNENFKKAAFCLIAALLILLTNFQYKGFHASKSASELEYTSPDSSKTLYEYAEKRLNNDGNFLLRYGNFLEDTDIDSALCLYEKAKKINNLPILYSKTANLYEKKQNYKSAENNLLKLHFIQPHLFKPQEKLLEFYIRNNDLKNAGFYANKILKTPVKIKSKKVFLIKLKAKKYLINSIY, from the coding sequence ATGACATTATTAGCTATAATTTTGATTATAAGCCTTGTATTAAATCATAATTCTGATTTTTGGATTGGTCGTGAATATGTTTATTATCAGCTATTTCTTTTAATACTATTTTCAGGATCCTTGTTTACTTTCTCAAAAGAACCATTACAACTTGGCAAAACTGATTTTGCTGTAATTGTTATTCTTTTATATTCAGCAATTTCAAGAAGTTTACGCTTAGGGTCAATAAATGAAATTCATGTCATAAGTACGTTTTCACTCATTATTTATTACATATCATTAAAGAAAATTCGTTTAAAGTACGAGGAAATTAATACCTATTATGATTATGTTACTTTTATCGGAGTACTGCTTAGCATTTATTGTATACTTCAGTACAACGGTATTATCGAACGAACAAATTATTATTGGCAAGTAACTGGTAATTTTCCTAATCCGGGACCATTAGGTGGCTTCATCGCTATAATTTTATCACTGGCATGTTGTCAATTATCACAAAAAATCATTCTAAAAAAACCTTTAAGATTAATACTTTATTTACTTGCCGTTTTTTTAATGTTTTTTGTACTTATACTTAGTGCTTCCAGAGCTGCAATGTTAGCTGCAGTTGTCACAATTGTTAGTATAATAAGTTATTTTACTTTCAAAAAATGGGGATATTTTAAATACTTTTTGTTTTCTTTAATACCTCTTCTTTTATTCATTTTTTACAGTAAAGGAACTGATTCTGTTTATGGACGATTACTGATCTGGAAAATTTCCTTTCTTTCATTTCTAAAAAATCCATTAACAGGTGTTGGTTATAATTTTTTTAATGTTGAATATATTAATTCGCAGGCTGATTATTTTTCTAAAGGTGGTACTACAAAAGAAATTCTACTGGCCGGAGCAAGTTCACAGGCATTCAACGAATTTTTAAAATTCATTCTTGAAAACGGATTATTAGGAATTATTATAATTGTTATTGCAGATATATGGATATTTAAATCTAAACAGTCACTACTCAGTAATCAAAAAGATGACTTTACCTTAGCATCATTTTCTGTTTATTTATCATTTGTTGTTTTTGCTTTCTTTTCTTTTCCTCTGCAATTTTTTCCCTTCAAATTAATTTTATTGAATCAAATTGCTTTAAGAAATTACAATCCTTCAAATCTTCAAATTAAGTTAAATGAAAACTTCAAAAAAGCAGCATTTTGTTTAATTGCCGCATTATTAATTCTCCTAACTAACTTTCAATACAAAGGATTTCATGCCTCGAAGAGTGCAAGCGAATTAGAATATACTAGTCCTGATTCCAGCAAAACTCTTTATGAATATGCAGAAAAACGATTAAATAATGATGGTAATTTTTTATTGCGTTATGGCAATTTTCTTGAAGATACAGATATAGATAGCGCCTTATGTTTATATGAAAAAGCAAAAAAAATAAATAATCTACCTATACTTTATAGTAAAACAGCAAATCTTTATGAAAAAAAGCAAAATTATAAAAGTGCAGAAAACAATCTTTTGAAATTACATTTTATACAGCCTCATTTGTTTAAACCGCAGGAAAAATTATTAGAATTCTACATAAGAAACAATGATCTAAAAAATGCCGGATTTTATGCTAATAAAATTTTAAAAACGCCTGTAAAAATTAAAAGCAAAAAAGTTTTTCTTATAAAGCTAAAAGCAAAAAAGTATTTAATCAATTCTATTTACTAA
- a CDS encoding helix-turn-helix domain-containing protein, producing MQLHQKVKLIREIKKLSQDYIAHELDLNQSQYSRREKGEIPFITNEIIKLSILLETSISDLFDERVTALNNTILIHEKLIQQYELRIKEKDELIEILKGQINISS from the coding sequence ATGCAGTTACACCAAAAAGTTAAGCTCATTAGGGAAATAAAAAAGCTTTCTCAGGATTATATTGCTCATGAATTGGATTTAAATCAGTCTCAATACAGTAGGAGAGAAAAGGGAGAAATACCATTTATAACTAATGAGATAATAAAACTTTCGATACTATTAGAAACATCAATATCTGACTTATTTGATGAGAGAGTTACTGCTCTAAATAATACTATTTTAATTCATGAAAAACTTATACAACAATATGAATTACGGATTAAAGAAAAAGATGAACTTATTGAGATATTGAAAGGTCAAATAAATATTTCATCTTGA
- the dusB gene encoding tRNA dihydrouridine synthase DusB has product MVKIGNIELPEFPLLLAPMEDVSDPPFRRLCKTHGADMMYSEFISSEGLIRDAIKSRMKLDIFDYERPVGIQIFGGDEEAMEMSSKIVSTVKPDLVDINFGCPVKKVVCKGAGAGVLKDVDLMVRLTQAVIKGTDLPVTVKTRLGWDESSINIDEVAERLQDIGVQALTIHARTRAQMYKGHSDWSHIARVKNNPRITMPIFGNGDIDSPEKALKYKNEYGIDGIMIGRAAIGYPWIFNEIKHYFKTGEHLPAPTVIDRVEAARNHLQWSMDWKGERLGIVEMRRHYTNYFKGIHSFKEFKQKLVTTDAPEDLFAIMKEIEQVYAGYEFV; this is encoded by the coding sequence ATGGTCAAGATTGGCAACATAGAATTACCCGAATTTCCTTTATTACTCGCACCGATGGAAGATGTTAGTGATCCGCCGTTTCGCAGATTATGCAAAACGCATGGCGCTGACATGATGTATTCTGAATTTATTTCGTCGGAAGGATTAATTCGTGATGCTATAAAAAGCCGCATGAAGCTGGATATTTTTGATTACGAACGTCCAGTTGGAATTCAGATTTTTGGTGGTGACGAAGAAGCAATGGAGATGTCTTCTAAAATTGTTTCTACTGTAAAACCGGATCTAGTTGATATCAATTTTGGATGTCCAGTAAAAAAAGTAGTTTGTAAAGGTGCTGGAGCTGGGGTTTTAAAAGATGTTGATTTGATGGTGCGTTTAACGCAAGCGGTTATCAAAGGGACAGATTTACCTGTTACAGTAAAAACACGTTTAGGCTGGGACGAAAGTTCTATTAATATTGATGAAGTTGCCGAAAGACTTCAGGATATTGGTGTTCAGGCTTTAACGATTCATGCCAGAACCCGTGCTCAAATGTATAAAGGTCATTCTGACTGGTCGCATATTGCGCGTGTAAAAAACAACCCAAGAATTACAATGCCTATTTTCGGAAACGGTGATATCGACAGTCCTGAAAAGGCATTAAAATATAAAAATGAATACGGAATTGACGGTATCATGATTGGCCGCGCGGCGATTGGTTATCCGTGGATTTTTAATGAAATCAAGCATTATTTTAAAACGGGTGAGCATTTACCTGCTCCAACTGTTATTGATCGTGTTGAAGCTGCGAGAAATCATTTGCAATGGTCAATGGACTGGAAAGGGGAACGTTTGGGAATTGTAGAAATGCGTCGTCACTACACCAATTATTTCAAAGGAATTCACTCTTTTAAAGAATTCAAACAAAAACTGGTTACCACTGATGCTCCTGAAGATTTGTTTGCTATTATGAAAGAAATTGAACAGGTTTATGCTGGATATGAGTTTGTTTAA
- a CDS encoding phenylacetate--CoA ligase family protein — translation MIPAIEKKSLEEIKIFQEQKLAELLAYISENSPFYKRLFAGQNIDISKVKTLEDLQFLPVTTKEDLQQYNDDFLCVPQHKIIDYASTSGTLGDPVTFGLTDSDLDRLAYNEAISFACAGIAEGDVVQLMTTIDRKFMAGLAYFLGLRKLKVGVIRVGAGIPEMQWDSILKYNPSYLITVPSFLLKLIEYAEIHGIDYNNSSIKGAICIGESLREQDFSMNILSKKITDKWNIKLFSTYASTEMSTAFTECEHGKGGHHHPELIIVEVLDENNMPVKNGETGELTFTTLGIEAMPLLRFKTGDIVQLHDEPCECGRNTLRVGSVVGRKKQMIKYKGTTLYPPAMNDVLSSFDNIENHLIEISTNDLGTDEILIKIAVKNQTPEFLQEIKDHFRAKLRVTPKIEFASKEILNPLVFNPMSRKPIRFFDYRNTI, via the coding sequence ATGATTCCGGCAATAGAAAAAAAATCTTTAGAGGAAATTAAAATTTTTCAGGAACAAAAATTAGCTGAACTTTTAGCTTATATCAGCGAGAATTCTCCATTTTATAAAAGACTTTTCGCAGGTCAGAATATTGATATTTCGAAAGTGAAAACGCTGGAAGATTTACAATTTTTACCTGTTACTACTAAAGAAGATTTACAACAATATAACGATGATTTTTTGTGTGTGCCGCAGCATAAAATTATCGATTATGCTTCAACTTCCGGGACTTTGGGCGATCCGGTAACTTTTGGCTTAACCGATTCCGATTTAGACAGACTAGCTTACAATGAAGCCATTTCTTTTGCCTGTGCAGGAATTGCAGAAGGCGATGTGGTCCAGTTAATGACCACAATTGACCGAAAATTTATGGCCGGTCTGGCTTATTTTTTGGGTCTCAGAAAATTGAAAGTTGGCGTAATACGCGTAGGTGCCGGTATCCCGGAAATGCAGTGGGATTCGATTTTAAAATACAATCCGAGTTATTTGATTACCGTTCCTTCTTTCCTTTTGAAATTAATCGAATATGCCGAAATCCACGGTATCGATTATAATAATTCAAGCATAAAAGGAGCTATCTGTATTGGAGAATCCTTGAGAGAACAGGATTTTTCAATGAATATTTTATCGAAAAAAATTACAGATAAATGGAACATCAAGTTGTTTTCGACTTATGCCTCTACCGAAATGAGCACTGCTTTTACAGAATGTGAACACGGAAAAGGCGGACATCATCATCCGGAATTAATTATTGTTGAAGTGCTGGACGAAAATAATATGCCGGTTAAAAATGGCGAAACGGGCGAGCTTACATTTACGACTTTAGGAATTGAAGCCATGCCTTTATTACGTTTTAAAACCGGAGACATTGTGCAGCTTCACGATGAACCTTGTGAATGCGGAAGAAACACGTTACGTGTTGGCTCAGTTGTCGGGCGTAAAAAGCAAATGATCAAGTATAAAGGTACTACACTTTACCCGCCAGCGATGAACGATGTTTTGAGCAGTTTTGACAATATCGAAAATCATTTAATTGAAATCTCTACCAATGATTTAGGTACGGATGAAATCCTGATAAAAATTGCGGTTAAAAACCAAACTCCTGAATTTCTGCAGGAAATAAAAGATCACTTTAGAGCCAAATTGAGAGTAACACCAAAAATAGAATTTGCCTCAAAAGAAATTCTAAATCCTTTGGTTTTTAATCCAATGAGCCGAAAGCCTATTCGGTTTTTTGATTATCGAAATACCATATAG